Proteins from a single region of Pseudomonas sp. 10S4:
- a CDS encoding DNA-binding protein yields the protein MARGGINKAVVREARQALLARGANPSIDAVRVELGNTGSKTTISRYLKELEPSSPEPAASRERMGDTLNGMVQTLLDQLMEEGQDVISQATAAFDLQRAALENQIIELRSELATAQRNSATQQAAIETQNAELATTQSSLQAELTRNAGLSQRCSDLESFVAEKDKHIQSLEEKHVQARGALEHYREAAKEQRDQDQRKHESQLHEMQVEQRKLRETIAVKQDDLTRLNRDNERLLGEARQQTKALHTQETLVQSLNTQIEALRQGEAKSAGVAEHLMEQISALREEVKALHKAAAVADLREQETVAMVASLQKENEQLRQA from the coding sequence ATGGCCCGAGGCGGAATCAATAAAGCTGTTGTGCGAGAAGCACGTCAGGCGCTGCTAGCCAGGGGAGCCAACCCCAGCATCGACGCAGTGCGCGTAGAGCTCGGAAATACGGGCTCCAAGACAACGATTTCTCGGTACCTAAAAGAGCTTGAGCCCTCCAGTCCAGAGCCCGCGGCATCACGTGAACGTATGGGCGACACGCTCAACGGCATGGTGCAAACGCTGCTGGATCAGCTTATGGAGGAGGGCCAGGATGTAATCTCCCAGGCGACCGCAGCTTTTGACCTGCAGCGGGCCGCGCTGGAAAACCAGATCATCGAGCTCAGATCGGAGCTAGCGACCGCTCAACGTAATTCGGCCACCCAACAGGCCGCGATAGAGACGCAGAACGCTGAACTCGCAACCACCCAGTCCTCGCTTCAGGCTGAGCTGACCCGCAACGCAGGCCTCAGTCAGCGTTGTTCCGACCTAGAGTCCTTCGTTGCTGAAAAGGACAAGCACATCCAATCGCTGGAGGAAAAGCACGTTCAGGCGCGTGGAGCGCTCGAGCATTATCGCGAGGCGGCGAAGGAGCAGCGGGATCAGGATCAACGCAAGCACGAATCTCAACTGCATGAGATGCAAGTTGAGCAGCGCAAGCTGCGGGAGACCATTGCCGTAAAACAGGACGATTTGACCCGACTGAATCGCGACAATGAACGCCTGCTCGGTGAAGCCAGGCAGCAAACCAAAGCCCTGCACACTCAGGAAACCTTGGTTCAGTCTCTTAACACTCAAATTGAGGCACTACGCCAGGGTGAGGCCAAGTCCGCAGGGGTGGCTGAACACCTCATGGAGCAGATCTCAGCTCTGCGTGAAGAGGTAAAGGCACTCCACAAGGCCGCCGCTGTAGCCGATCTACGTGAGCAAGAAACCGTGGCGATGGTAGCGTCGCTTCAAAAAGAGAATGAGCAACTGCGGCAGGCTTAG
- a CDS encoding tyrosine-type recombinase/integrase, translating to MEKADRYLSAGTRENTRKSYRAAIEHFEVTWGGYLPTTGAGIVRYLAEYADKLSINTLKQRLAALAQWHITQGFPDPTKTPDVRQMIKGIRVVHPAKVKQAAPLLLKHLEQAVTWLEGEAAAAIERGDYKSLVRHRRSVAIILIGFWRGFRGDELARLTVEDTQAISGEGITFFLPYTKGDRQHEGTTFQTPALAMLCPVEAYINWITVAGIAKGPVFQRIDRWGNLSGKAMQSHSLIPVLRRIFKEAGLPEELYSTHSMRRGFATWASANGWDIKGLMGYVGWKDMKSALRYVDSGTSFGGLALRNTTPKLVPHA from the coding sequence ATGGAAAAGGCAGATCGGTACCTCAGCGCCGGCACCCGGGAGAACACACGAAAAAGCTATCGGGCGGCGATCGAGCACTTCGAGGTGACTTGGGGCGGGTACCTGCCCACGACCGGCGCGGGCATCGTTCGCTACTTGGCGGAGTACGCCGACAAGCTCTCCATCAACACTCTGAAGCAGCGCCTAGCCGCCCTGGCGCAATGGCACATTACTCAGGGTTTCCCTGATCCAACCAAGACCCCTGACGTTCGCCAGATGATCAAGGGCATCAGGGTCGTGCATCCTGCAAAGGTGAAACAGGCCGCCCCACTGCTGCTGAAGCACCTGGAGCAAGCGGTCACATGGCTTGAAGGGGAAGCTGCAGCTGCGATTGAACGGGGAGATTACAAATCGCTGGTGCGTCATCGTCGCTCGGTGGCGATTATCTTGATTGGGTTTTGGCGTGGCTTTCGTGGCGATGAGTTGGCCAGGCTAACGGTCGAGGATACCCAAGCTATAAGTGGTGAAGGCATTACCTTTTTCCTGCCCTACACCAAGGGTGACCGCCAGCATGAAGGAACTACATTCCAGACGCCGGCGCTCGCCATGCTCTGCCCAGTGGAGGCCTACATCAACTGGATAACAGTTGCCGGAATCGCGAAAGGCCCGGTGTTCCAGCGGATTGATCGCTGGGGCAATCTGTCAGGCAAAGCCATGCAGTCGCACAGCCTGATCCCTGTGCTGCGGCGCATTTTCAAAGAAGCTGGGTTGCCTGAAGAGCTGTACAGCACCCATTCCATGCGTCGAGGCTTCGCGACATGGGCATCGGCAAACGGATGGGACATCAAGGGCTTGATGGGCTATGTGGGCTGGAAGGACATGAAGTCGGCGCTTAGGTACGTGGACTCGGGCACGTCGTTTGGCGGCCTGGCGTTGCGCAATACAACCCCCAAGCTCGTGCCCCATGCCTGA
- a CDS encoding RNA-directed DNA polymerase, with translation MLLTEDALEFARRHIGAYYDTDFFPKPFEFMAVWHCWDEVKAYLLATPLKDVLSSQPRVLPWHKARGGCRVVHQLEPLDALIYTALVSLVAEKVEQARMGPEVSCAYRIQVSSNSFFSRGSGFDTYRENCERLASQHSHVLSTDISDFYNQIYLHRIRNGLEEIGAGAALSKEIESFLMRLNIKSSQGLPVGPAASIILAEAALIDVDQFIAHRGLEHVRYVDDYRIFSDDEAELKAILEDLVVYLHQQHRLGLVSEKTKIQDSATFLHVELKNAYQLEKLDLMRSIEAGNQYGEYQDEQAEHDEDEEEDPEDSDESSLGERLSEALMRAKESGVIDLGVMRAIIRRAKNARDYTIAPLLTEDLEFYLPVINDVALYFDSLPPADHFVLAPALSHACRQGHLESQSARVWMGWYLARHVGANTPVLKQYLQRCGIAIATAAELSRGNRAWSKEAKQRVSGTASWDRRAFILALSGLSEDERKVSLQLLKNSVSLTKLDGWVCKWVQDGAPGF, from the coding sequence ATGCTGCTCACGGAAGATGCCCTTGAATTCGCCCGCCGGCACATCGGTGCTTACTACGACACTGACTTCTTCCCGAAGCCCTTCGAATTTATGGCTGTCTGGCACTGCTGGGACGAGGTCAAAGCCTACCTGCTGGCAACGCCTCTAAAAGACGTTTTGAGCAGTCAGCCCCGCGTCTTACCGTGGCACAAGGCGCGAGGAGGATGCCGAGTTGTCCATCAACTCGAGCCACTCGACGCGTTGATCTACACCGCCCTCGTTTCCCTGGTGGCCGAAAAGGTCGAACAGGCGCGCATGGGGCCGGAGGTGTCCTGTGCCTACCGTATCCAGGTCAGTTCCAACAGTTTCTTCTCACGGGGATCGGGCTTTGACACGTATCGTGAAAACTGTGAGCGGCTGGCGAGCCAACACAGCCATGTGCTGTCCACTGACATCAGCGATTTCTACAACCAGATCTACTTGCACCGCATCCGTAATGGGCTGGAGGAAATCGGCGCTGGTGCCGCCCTCTCCAAGGAGATCGAATCCTTCCTGATGCGGCTCAACATTAAGTCCTCACAAGGGTTGCCCGTGGGCCCCGCGGCCTCGATCATCCTTGCGGAAGCGGCGCTGATAGACGTCGACCAATTCATCGCGCATAGGGGGCTCGAGCATGTCCGTTACGTTGATGATTACCGGATATTCAGCGACGACGAGGCGGAGCTGAAGGCCATCCTGGAAGATCTGGTGGTGTACCTGCACCAACAGCACCGGCTAGGTCTGGTCTCGGAAAAGACCAAGATTCAAGACTCTGCGACCTTCCTCCATGTGGAGCTGAAGAACGCCTACCAACTGGAGAAACTTGATCTGATGCGCAGCATTGAGGCCGGCAATCAGTACGGTGAGTACCAGGACGAACAGGCAGAACACGATGAAGATGAGGAGGAGGATCCGGAAGACAGCGATGAGTCCAGCCTTGGGGAACGCCTCTCTGAAGCCCTCATGCGCGCAAAAGAATCAGGCGTGATCGACCTTGGGGTGATGCGAGCCATCATAAGACGGGCTAAGAATGCCCGAGACTATACGATTGCCCCTCTCCTCACAGAAGATCTCGAGTTCTACCTGCCGGTGATAAATGACGTAGCACTCTATTTTGATTCCCTTCCCCCTGCTGACCATTTTGTGTTGGCGCCAGCTCTATCCCACGCATGCCGTCAGGGCCATCTGGAGAGCCAAAGCGCAAGGGTATGGATGGGTTGGTACCTTGCAAGGCATGTGGGTGCGAACACGCCAGTGTTGAAGCAGTACCTCCAACGGTGCGGTATCGCCATCGCGACTGCGGCCGAGCTTTCCAGAGGGAACCGCGCGTGGTCAAAGGAAGCAAAGCAAAGGGTATCCGGTACCGCTTCCTGGGATCGAAGAGCCTTCATATTGGCGCTCAGCGGACTGTCTGAAGATGAACGAAAAGTGAGTCTGCAACTGCTGAAGAACAGTGTGTCATTGACCAAGCTGGATGGCTGGGTCTGCAAATGGGTGCAAGACGGCGCACCGGGCTTCTGA
- a CDS encoding DUF262 domain-containing protein yields MTSKFQRYADDEISDPSIQMPHQFLATSTQQYPIDILVSRLEKHLADPSSAHEKYPWAAGFVMGIPVPSWQRQVVWNVGQKTRFIVAVWSGADLGSYLTNAWCDSGVGRALAENSDILIDGQQRLHSFEEYFLDRLAVPDVQGQPRVWSEVGNGERKRFLSTVFTHAHVSSDDELLLRKTYDLCAMGVAPRTNDQRAAR; encoded by the coding sequence ATGACTTCAAAATTTCAGCGCTACGCCGATGATGAAATTTCAGACCCAAGCATCCAAATGCCTCATCAATTTTTGGCCACCAGCACCCAGCAATATCCGATTGATATCTTGGTTTCCCGTTTGGAAAAACACTTGGCAGACCCTTCTTCTGCTCACGAGAAATATCCTTGGGCAGCGGGATTTGTGATGGGCATCCCTGTTCCATCTTGGCAGCGTCAAGTGGTCTGGAATGTAGGTCAAAAGACTCGGTTTATTGTTGCTGTGTGGTCTGGGGCGGATCTCGGGAGCTATCTCACTAATGCATGGTGCGATTCCGGCGTGGGGCGAGCTTTGGCAGAGAACAGTGACATTCTGATCGATGGGCAACAGCGTCTGCATAGCTTTGAAGAGTATTTCCTTGATCGCTTGGCTGTCCCAGATGTTCAAGGGCAGCCGAGGGTGTGGTCTGAAGTTGGTAACGGAGAACGCAAGCGGTTCTTGTCGACGGTCTTTACGCACGCCCATGTATCATCTGATGACGAACTGTTGTTACGCAAAACGTATGATCTTTGCGCCATGGGTGTAGCTCCTCGTACTAACGATCAGCGCGCGGCTCGATAA
- a CDS encoding RES family NAD+ phosphorylase, producing the protein MPNRMSPVGIPMFYGAFDLNTAIREIYEPDNAKGKKVASGEFTALRNLRVVDLSKSLPIPSLFDPKLQTLRNYYRFMNNFINDFTKPIERSDRAHAEYVPTQVVTEYFRHVYRTGDGAQIDGIIYPSSKTGQKAIVIFADSAACIDAEETQGSGALLRLDRAVDVSLEAYAAVEGTENF; encoded by the coding sequence ATGCCAAACAGGATGAGTCCAGTTGGCATTCCGATGTTCTATGGCGCATTCGATCTCAACACAGCCATTCGTGAGATTTACGAACCCGACAATGCGAAGGGAAAGAAGGTCGCCTCGGGTGAGTTCACTGCCCTTCGAAATCTTAGGGTGGTGGATCTATCGAAGTCGCTTCCTATACCCAGTCTTTTCGATCCAAAGCTCCAGACGCTGCGTAACTATTACCGGTTCATGAATAACTTTATCAACGATTTCACCAAGCCTATTGAGCGTAGTGATAGGGCACACGCTGAGTACGTGCCCACCCAGGTGGTGACCGAATATTTTCGACATGTTTACCGTACGGGCGATGGAGCTCAGATAGACGGGATCATTTACCCCAGCTCAAAGACTGGGCAGAAGGCGATCGTGATCTTCGCTGACTCTGCAGCCTGCATTGATGCCGAAGAAACGCAGGGGAGTGGGGCGCTACTTAGGTTGGACAGGGCGGTTGATGTCAGCTTGGAGGCATATGCAGCTGTTGAAGGCACCGAAAACTTTTGA
- a CDS encoding HEPN-associated N-terminal domain-containing protein, with translation MLDEEMGHGYSSVENTFVCERCAQDPGLKKFVRRNRSPGTCTYCQRSVRVSDMDSVIEHVVNSLFLEWGDPASEGLPYETREGGWQGDVYNIYELLYDVGPDCPEEILDTIAGSIHDAGWCEKDPYSLPVHKILVYGWQSFSRFITHTARFVFFKAVNPTYDHDQHDEMNPVDILETLGRVVRDLGLIDTVPAGEKIYRVRIVNQDEVKTQAKDLGPLLPNEQICQTG, from the coding sequence ATGTTGGACGAGGAAATGGGACACGGCTATTCGAGCGTTGAGAATACCTTTGTCTGCGAGAGATGCGCTCAAGACCCTGGACTGAAAAAATTCGTTAGGAGGAATCGTAGCCCCGGTACCTGCACCTACTGCCAAAGATCAGTCAGAGTATCCGACATGGATAGTGTGATAGAGCACGTGGTGAACAGCTTGTTCTTGGAGTGGGGCGATCCAGCCAGTGAAGGACTTCCCTACGAGACCCGGGAAGGTGGGTGGCAGGGGGATGTTTACAACATCTATGAACTGCTTTACGACGTAGGCCCCGATTGCCCCGAAGAAATTCTAGATACCATTGCCGGGTCAATTCATGACGCAGGATGGTGCGAGAAAGACCCGTATTCCCTCCCTGTTCACAAGATATTGGTTTACGGCTGGCAGAGCTTCAGTAGATTCATCACTCACACCGCGCGATTCGTTTTTTTCAAGGCAGTTAACCCAACATACGATCATGACCAGCATGACGAAATGAACCCGGTTGACATCTTGGAGACATTGGGCCGGGTTGTGAGAGATCTGGGTCTTATCGATACGGTTCCGGCAGGGGAAAAAATTTATCGAGTTCGGATCGTCAATCAGGACGAGGTTAAAACGCAGGCTAAGGATCTGGGCCCCCTCCTGCCGAACGAGCAAATATGCCAAACAGGATGA
- a CDS encoding toll/interleukin-1 receptor domain-containing protein: MPIRQSDLLNAGYSRSIQGRIAKRAGQTTAFLSHSHKDATLALGLQEMLKNQGWDVYIDWQDQTMPDTPDGETAFNIKVAIVRADWFLFLATQNSMASRWCPWKIGFADGKKAHERIAIVPTMDNHGHFYGNEYLSLYNKIDVPTGSSGLAFYDTRGNGKWVRTL, encoded by the coding sequence ATGCCGATTCGTCAGTCAGACCTGCTCAATGCAGGCTACAGCCGCTCTATTCAGGGGCGAATCGCCAAACGTGCCGGGCAAACCACCGCCTTTCTGAGTCATAGTCACAAGGACGCGACGCTCGCCCTAGGCTTGCAGGAAATGCTCAAGAATCAAGGCTGGGACGTCTACATCGATTGGCAAGATCAGACGATGCCCGACACGCCGGACGGTGAAACGGCATTCAATATCAAGGTCGCCATTGTCCGTGCGGACTGGTTCCTTTTTCTCGCAACACAGAACTCGATGGCATCGCGCTGGTGTCCTTGGAAAATCGGCTTTGCAGATGGGAAAAAGGCCCATGAGCGCATAGCGATCGTCCCCACCATGGATAACCATGGCCATTTCTATGGCAACGAGTATCTGAGCCTTTACAACAAAATTGATGTACCTACTGGTTCCAGCGGTCTTGCTTTCTATGACACTCGGGGCAATGGCAAGTGGGTGCGCACTCTTTAA
- a CDS encoding SIR2 family protein — translation MKKEHLRLIDTLSKELAEGNLAIFAGAGFSRAAGFVDWKTLLKPIADDLDLDVEKEWDLVTLAQYHANANATNRSKLNQMLVTEFSAGVAPTENHVILARLPIQTFWTTNYDKLIETSLERNEKVADVKYTTKQLATTRPKRDAVVYKMHGDVEHASEAVLIRDDYERYHVKMQPFITALSGDLIAKTFLFLGFSFTDPNLDYILSRVRIQFAQDQRQHYCILRRADRMEGEEQADFEYRQRKEDLFKHELLRVGIKAVYVDQFSEITDILREIENRHKRKTIFISGAAHDYSPWTESESEQFVYKLSKAISKAQYRVISGFGLGIGSAVITGVLEQTIMNGGRLDSDQLILRPFPQSQSGERPLPELWTEYRHNMLAHAGIALFLFGNKLNKDGEVVPSNGMREEFDIAVANGIFVIPVGITGSISADLWNQVIQSYDESKHEHGKKITPCSTS, via the coding sequence ATGAAAAAGGAACATCTGCGGCTCATCGACACCCTGTCCAAGGAGTTGGCCGAAGGAAACCTGGCAATTTTCGCAGGTGCAGGCTTTTCCCGAGCAGCAGGCTTTGTAGACTGGAAAACGCTGCTGAAGCCGATCGCTGACGATCTGGATCTCGATGTCGAGAAGGAATGGGATCTGGTGACGTTGGCGCAATACCATGCAAACGCGAACGCGACCAACCGTTCGAAGCTGAACCAGATGCTGGTCACGGAGTTCTCGGCCGGTGTGGCACCGACTGAAAATCACGTGATCCTGGCCAGGCTACCGATCCAGACGTTCTGGACGACGAACTACGACAAACTCATCGAAACCTCGCTTGAGCGCAACGAGAAGGTTGCCGACGTCAAGTACACCACCAAGCAGCTGGCGACTACCCGTCCCAAGCGAGACGCTGTGGTTTACAAGATGCATGGCGACGTCGAACACGCGTCCGAGGCGGTGCTGATCCGTGATGACTATGAACGCTATCACGTGAAGATGCAGCCGTTCATCACTGCACTCAGTGGCGACCTGATCGCCAAGACCTTCCTCTTCCTGGGCTTCAGCTTCACTGACCCAAACCTTGATTACATCCTGAGTCGAGTCCGGATTCAGTTCGCGCAAGATCAGCGCCAGCACTATTGCATTCTTCGCAGAGCGGACAGGATGGAGGGCGAGGAGCAGGCGGATTTCGAGTATCGCCAGCGCAAGGAAGATCTGTTCAAGCACGAGCTGCTGCGAGTTGGGATCAAGGCCGTCTACGTAGATCAGTTCTCGGAGATCACCGACATCCTAAGAGAGATCGAGAACCGCCATAAACGCAAAACCATCTTTATCTCGGGGGCGGCTCATGACTACAGCCCTTGGACAGAGTCTGAATCCGAACAGTTCGTCTACAAGCTGAGCAAGGCGATCAGCAAGGCACAGTACCGGGTCATATCCGGATTCGGTCTGGGGATCGGCAGTGCCGTCATCACGGGCGTGCTCGAACAGACCATCATGAACGGTGGCCGCCTCGACAGCGATCAACTGATCCTACGTCCCTTCCCGCAAAGTCAGTCTGGCGAGCGCCCATTGCCTGAGCTCTGGACGGAGTATCGCCACAACATGCTCGCTCACGCCGGCATCGCGCTCTTCCTTTTCGGCAACAAGCTCAACAAAGACGGCGAGGTGGTACCGTCTAACGGCATGCGCGAAGAGTTCGATATTGCGGTGGCCAACGGCATCTTCGTCATTCCAGTCGGCATTACCGGTTCGATCTCGGCTGACCTCTGGAATCAGGTCATCCAGTCGTACGACGAGTCGAAGCACGAGCATGGCAAGAAGATCACCCCCTGCTCCACGAGCTAG
- a CDS encoding TIR domain-containing protein, with amino-acid sequence MARKVFFSFQYEDVHRAMNVRNSNVIAADTKVGFIDKADFEEVERRGDAAIKKWINDQLHGTSVTVVLVGATTDKSKWVQYEIEQSIARGNGILTIDISKIADLNGKTTDCCSLRVPDAPHFLWNNNNGRENLGKWVEAAAKAAGKP; translated from the coding sequence ATGGCAAGAAAGGTATTTTTTAGCTTCCAGTACGAAGACGTGCACCGTGCGATGAACGTGCGCAACAGTAACGTGATTGCAGCTGACACTAAGGTAGGCTTCATCGACAAAGCCGATTTCGAGGAAGTCGAGCGCAGGGGCGATGCAGCCATCAAGAAATGGATCAACGATCAGCTGCACGGCACGAGCGTCACGGTGGTTCTGGTTGGGGCGACTACCGACAAGAGCAAATGGGTGCAGTACGAGATTGAGCAAAGCATTGCGCGTGGCAATGGCATTCTGACCATCGACATCAGCAAGATCGCAGACCTCAACGGAAAAACGACCGATTGCTGCTCCCTTCGCGTCCCTGACGCCCCCCACTTTCTGTGGAACAACAACAACGGCCGCGAAAATTTGGGCAAGTGGGTTGAGGCTGCGGCGAAAGCGGCAGGCAAGCCGTAA
- a CDS encoding toll/interleukin-1 receptor domain-containing protein has protein sequence MYLGFEIEQFVPLNGYVQVDRYVDQAKGRVEKLARYIIGTYNGHRVLDAESLSAEIFPEAQYDVFLSHSHADQRKAIDLAIALESRGLKVFVDSTVWGYFGDLVRMIATEARPSVGETKDQLIQRINADVHMMLAGALHRMISRAETFIFVRSERSVPLTYGISGKTLSPWLFSELQFSFQVQHATPKRIRDRIEGSVLDSVKGFNNLSLENMQYLMAFKAFNDHLPPVCGDKLHEWFAQLPTGTKGSAVLDSLYSKFNLTIEYYRRRDSLRV, from the coding sequence ATGTACCTCGGTTTTGAAATCGAACAATTTGTGCCCCTCAATGGCTACGTACAAGTAGACCGCTACGTTGACCAAGCAAAGGGACGGGTCGAGAAGCTCGCTCGGTATATCATCGGCACCTACAATGGGCACCGTGTGCTCGATGCCGAGTCGCTGTCCGCTGAGATTTTCCCCGAAGCCCAATACGATGTGTTCCTCTCACACTCCCATGCAGATCAGCGCAAAGCTATCGATCTTGCGATTGCCTTGGAGAGCCGCGGCCTGAAGGTATTCGTGGACTCGACGGTATGGGGATATTTTGGTGACCTCGTCCGCATGATCGCCACGGAGGCGCGACCATCAGTTGGTGAGACCAAGGATCAACTGATCCAGCGAATCAATGCGGACGTACATATGATGCTGGCCGGTGCCCTTCACCGGATGATTTCGAGGGCGGAAACGTTCATTTTCGTCCGTTCTGAAAGGTCTGTGCCGCTGACCTACGGCATTAGTGGTAAAACTTTGTCGCCGTGGCTCTTCTCCGAGCTGCAATTCAGCTTTCAGGTTCAGCATGCGACGCCAAAGAGGATTAGGGACAGGATCGAGGGCAGCGTTCTTGATAGCGTGAAAGGATTCAACAACCTCAGCCTTGAGAACATGCAGTACCTAATGGCCTTCAAAGCTTTCAACGACCACCTGCCTCCCGTATGCGGTGACAAACTGCACGAGTGGTTTGCTCAGCTTCCAACAGGCACCAAAGGCAGCGCAGTGCTGGACTCGCTTTACAGTAAGTTCAACCTGACCATCGAATACTATCGTCGTAGGGATTCGCTCAGGGTTTAG
- a CDS encoding toll/interleukin-1 receptor domain-containing protein codes for MAFFTKAEVRKAAQQAIGANRSARDVLSDARKTYKEKDRFDIFLSHSFADAELVLGVKVLLEAQGLRVYVDWVDDKALERDQVTEKTADVLRKRMRQSESLLYLASDNASKSKWMPWELGYFDGFKNGGVSILPVLEKSDSPFEGQEYLGLYPIITKEKLTQSNVKQTSTRVIRPRSGTPFDPGFPTFPLGGPRIYL; via the coding sequence ATGGCGTTTTTCACCAAGGCAGAAGTGCGTAAGGCTGCCCAGCAAGCCATTGGAGCCAACCGCAGTGCACGAGACGTTTTGAGTGATGCTCGTAAGACTTACAAAGAGAAGGATCGATTCGATATCTTTCTTTCTCACTCCTTCGCGGATGCCGAACTCGTTCTCGGTGTCAAAGTTCTGTTGGAGGCGCAGGGCCTGAGGGTATACGTGGACTGGGTGGACGATAAAGCGCTTGAGCGTGATCAGGTCACTGAGAAAACCGCGGATGTTCTGCGCAAGCGCATGCGGCAATCTGAGTCACTGCTCTACTTGGCCTCCGATAACGCCTCAAAGTCCAAGTGGATGCCATGGGAGCTGGGGTACTTTGATGGCTTCAAAAATGGCGGCGTATCGATCTTGCCGGTGTTGGAAAAATCGGACTCTCCCTTCGAGGGGCAGGAATACCTGGGGCTTTACCCAATCATCACCAAAGAAAAGCTCACGCAGAGCAATGTTAAGCAGACCAGTACCCGAGTCATTCGACCTCGCTCAGGAACTCCATTTGACCCAGGATTTCCTACCTTTCCGTTGGGCGGGCCCAGGATTTACCTCTGA
- a CDS encoding SIR2 family protein, with protein sequence MTAANRKHFLKEFPKALNDGNGAVFVGAGVSMAAGYPSWAKLLREIGQELGVDSTDVQDLTALAQWSIQDNDASRVQNVILNEISPNKDIPPVVRILARLPLRHIWTTNYDRLIERAFEEIKRPLHAISKGQELARRLPMPGAARLYKMHGCVTAPSEVVISTDHYERYGRERGQFLPLFQAHLTGMSMLFIGLSFTDPNIKHVLSLIRDSFTDAPPEHFAIVRPPHRDDFRSAKEHKARLTQHTLWAKDLRRYGLRVVEVDTYDEIPELMEQIERRLSARRIWVSGSWPVDSDSADSSNIYKFSEKLGKAIAENQRDLVTGAGLLVGSASLQGFVAALRHGAEWDINQRLTARPFPQPIKGQPPKREEWTKLRQELARLAGVIIFVGGLKMKDGELVLADGMLEELEFARQQGAFLLPIGATKGVAEEIYKRLKGSDIPVKGKKVQRPTDAELDSLANHELLLGEDNHETLLKRVFKIIDRVYSDD encoded by the coding sequence ATGACCGCAGCTAATCGGAAGCATTTTCTAAAAGAATTCCCCAAGGCCCTGAACGATGGTAATGGTGCTGTATTTGTCGGAGCGGGAGTGTCCATGGCGGCGGGCTATCCCTCCTGGGCCAAACTGCTCAGGGAGATTGGACAAGAGCTCGGCGTCGATTCCACGGATGTTCAGGATCTCACGGCCCTTGCGCAATGGTCGATCCAGGACAACGATGCATCTCGCGTGCAGAACGTCATCCTAAATGAAATCAGTCCTAACAAAGACATTCCTCCAGTCGTACGGATTCTGGCGAGACTACCCCTTCGTCATATCTGGACGACCAATTATGACCGTCTGATTGAGCGGGCTTTCGAGGAAATCAAGCGACCGCTCCACGCCATCTCAAAGGGTCAAGAACTGGCACGAAGACTCCCTATGCCCGGTGCAGCACGCCTCTATAAAATGCATGGTTGCGTCACTGCTCCAAGTGAAGTAGTGATCTCCACCGATCACTATGAGCGTTATGGGCGCGAGCGAGGGCAGTTCCTTCCGTTATTTCAGGCCCACCTCACAGGCATGTCCATGCTGTTCATCGGTCTCAGTTTCACTGACCCGAACATCAAGCATGTGCTCTCGCTGATCAGAGACAGCTTTACGGATGCCCCTCCCGAACATTTCGCGATTGTACGGCCTCCCCATCGCGATGATTTCCGCTCTGCAAAAGAACACAAGGCACGCCTAACACAGCACACCCTATGGGCTAAAGACCTGCGCCGCTACGGCCTGCGAGTGGTCGAAGTCGATACCTATGACGAGATCCCAGAGCTGATGGAGCAAATCGAGCGCAGATTATCTGCCCGTCGTATCTGGGTGAGCGGCAGTTGGCCCGTGGACAGCGACTCAGCGGACTCATCGAACATTTACAAATTTTCGGAGAAGCTCGGGAAAGCCATCGCTGAAAACCAGCGCGACCTAGTAACCGGAGCCGGCCTCCTAGTGGGTTCCGCCTCTTTACAAGGCTTCGTGGCTGCCCTTCGGCATGGCGCGGAATGGGACATCAACCAGCGGCTGACCGCACGCCCGTTCCCACAACCCATCAAGGGCCAGCCCCCGAAGCGCGAGGAATGGACAAAACTCCGTCAGGAGCTTGCAAGGCTTGCAGGAGTCATCATCTTTGTTGGTGGATTGAAAATGAAGGACGGAGAGCTTGTGCTAGCAGATGGCATGCTCGAAGAGTTGGAGTTTGCCCGCCAGCAGGGTGCCTTCCTGCTACCCATCGGCGCCACCAAAGGCGTCGCTGAAGAAATCTACAAACGCTTAAAGGGTTCGGACATACCGGTAAAAGGGAAGAAGGTGCAACGCCCAACGGATGCAGAGTTAGACTCCCTTGCCAACCATGAGCTTTTGCTGGGCGAGGACAATCATGAAACACTCCTGAAGCGAGTGTTCAAAATTATCGACCGAGTTTACAGCGACGATTGA